The genomic window CAGACTGTTTACCGCGTACGGCTTCTCTGTCCATGCGCTCGTGTGTTGAGCGAGGCAGCATGCCGTATTCAGCTGTTACCCAGCCTTGTTTTTGGCCTTTAAGCCAGCGTGGGACAGTGTTATTTACGCTTGCAGTACAGATAACCTTGGTGTTGCCAAAACTAATAAGGCAAGAGCCTTCTGCATAAGCATTTACGCCCGTTTCAATAGAAACTGGGCGCATTTCATTGTTAAGGCGGCCACTTGGGCGCTTGCTCATAGATTTGATGTTAGGCTGCGACATCTTCTGTCACCTCCTTTAAAACTTTAAGAACGTCATCGAGATGTTTCTTTGGAGAAACTTTAGGGAAGACGTGATGGATTTTACCTTCAGGGCTAATGATGTATGTCATGCGTGCGACGCCCATGTATTTGCGTCCGTACATGCTTTTTTCAACCCAAGTTCCATATTGTTCCAGCACATTATGCTCCGGGTCGCCGACCAGAGTAAAATTAAGGCTCTCTTTCTCTTCAAATTTCTTCAATTTTTTGGATTCGTCACCACTAACGCCAATCACGGTGGCGTTAAAAGAAGAAAGCTCCTCAAGACCGTCGCGGAGGGCACAAGCTTGTGTTGTGCAGCCCGGGGTCAATGCTTTAGGATAAAAATAAAGGACAACCCACTTGCCTGAGTAATCAGCAAGAGAAACATCCTCAGCGTTTTGGTTTTTCAGAGTAAAGCTTG from Pseudomonadota bacterium includes these protein-coding regions:
- the bcp gene encoding thioredoxin-dependent thiol peroxidase; this encodes MSFLEVGTPAPSFTLKNQNAEDVSLADYSGKWVVLYFYPKALTPGCTTQACALRDGLEELSSFNATVIGVSGDESKKLKKFEEKESLNFTLVGDPEHNVLEQYGTWVEKSMYGRKYMGVARMTYIISPEGKIHHVFPKVSPKKHLDDVLKVLKEVTEDVAA